The stretch of DNA CGCTTTCCCGCTTCGATATGCCGGAAGGCTTTTTCACAGGCGCCGGGCGAGCAGGCCGCGGATGGCTTCGGGAGACAGCTTCACCGGGTTCTGCCGGTTGCCCGTCTTCGCCACGATGCGATCGAGATCGCCCTCGCCGATCCCGTAGGCCGAGAGGCGGGGCAGACGCAAGGCTTCCGTGAGCGCATGCAAGCGTTCGACCAGGAAGTCGCAATTCCAGGCTTCGCCCTTGCCGGCATCACCGCCGAACAATACCCCGACCTTGGCGTACTTGGATAAGCCCGCTCCCGGGTTCCCGCCTTGCCTGCGCAAGGCTGCGATGTTGGCCGCCGTGGTTTCCGCCACCAAGGTCCCGCAGACGACCCCGTGCGGGATCTCGAAAAATCCCCCGATGGGCGAAGCCAGACCATGCACCAGGCCGAGCCCGGCATTGGCCAGGGCCGCTCCGGAAAGCATCGAGGCGTAGGCCATGCCCGCCCGGACTTCCAGATCGCCGCCGCGGCCGGTGGCCGCCGCCACCATGTTCTCGCGCGCCTTTTCCAGGCCGCTCCAAGCCAAGGCGTCGCTGAGCGGCGATGCCAAGGGCGATAGGTAGGGTTCCAGCAATTGGGTGAAGGCGTCCATGCCGCAAGCGGCGGTGACATGCGGAGGGCAACTGAGCATCAATTCGGGATCCACGATCACCGCATCGGGGATCAGGTTGTCGTGGCGGAGGGATTTCTTGTAGCCTTCCGGCCCCACCATGCTGAGGACGGCGTTCTTGGTCATCTCCCCGCCGGTTCCCGATGTCGTGGGCACCGCCACGTAGGGCAC from Fibrobacterota bacterium encodes:
- a CDS encoding iron-containing alcohol dehydrogenase — its product is MVNFTFARMPPVHFGPGKLSVLPGLARAFGSEALLVTGKASLESGGRLEQVLDGLKAAGLGVRRVIIAAEPSTAFIDRTCAELRSAGAPIDVVIGIGGGSVIDGAKALSAMLPHRNSVLDHLEDVGANLPHSGVKVPYVAVPTTSGTGGEMTKNAVLSMVGPEGYKKSLRHDNLIPDAVIVDPELMLSCPPHVTAACGMDAFTQLLEPYLSPLASPLSDALAWSGLEKARENMVAAATGRGGDLEVRAGMAYASMLSGAALANAGLGLVHGLASPIGGFFEIPHGVVCGTLVAETTAANIAALRRQGGNPGAGLSKYAKVGVLFGGDAGKGEAWNCDFLVERLHALTEALRLPRLSAYGIGEGDLDRIVAKTGNRQNPVKLSPEAIRGLLARRL